DNA sequence from the Ancylothrix sp. D3o genome:
AGCTGGTCAAAAGTTATTGGACTGACTGGCATTACATTAAGACACTCGTGTTGTTGTTAAAGCACTTACTCTCAAACAACCTACTCAAAAACTCCACTCCAAGAGCCGGTATCTTACAACCAACTCTGCTTAACGAATTTGAGGAAATATTTTAGAAGAAAAAGACCATGAGCGCTCAAACAATTTTAAGAGTTAAAAAATTCAACAGCTTGCAGCATCTCAAAACAGCAGCCAGCCATGACACCAGAGCTTTCTTCACTCCGAATGTAGACCCTGGTAAAAGTGTAGTAATCTTGGCCGGTGCTACCCACCCAGATGATGTAATTAAACTTACCCGCCAGAAAATTGGTTCTCAGAAAATTAGGAAAAATGCAGTGGTTGGTGCAGAAATTATCCTCAGCGCCTCCCCGGAATACTTTAGGCCAGATAACCCCAGTGCTTACGGAGAATGGGATGAAGAGAAACTAAATGTATGGGAGAAGGCAAGCAGCCAGTGGTTAGAACAAAAATTAGGCCACAATATTCTACAGACTAGCCTGCACCTAGATGAAGCCACCCCCCATATCCATTGTTTGTGGGTTCCATTAAATAAACAAGGGAAATTGAGCTACTGGACAACTGAATTTGGCGGAACAAGAGACAGCTTATCTAAAATTCAAGACAGTTATGCTCAAGCTCTTGAACCATTAGGAATTGAACGGGGAATTAAAGGCAGCAAAACCACCCATACCAAAATCAAACAATACTATGAAAATATCAACAAAACTTTTTCTATGCCAGAACTTAATGCAAGAGAGCTTTTAACAGAAGCCAATGACAACGAAACTGGCAAACAATACCGAGAACGTGCAGTTCAATATTTTCAACCACAATTAGATTTAATAAAACTTCAGCTTGCTATGATTCAAAAGCTTGAAGAAGAACGTAACGCCTATCGTCAAAAAGCGATTGCAGCAGAA
Encoded proteins:
- the mobV gene encoding MobV family relaxase, giving the protein MSAQTILRVKKFNSLQHLKTAASHDTRAFFTPNVDPGKSVVILAGATHPDDVIKLTRQKIGSQKIRKNAVVGAEIILSASPEYFRPDNPSAYGEWDEEKLNVWEKASSQWLEQKLGHNILQTSLHLDEATPHIHCLWVPLNKQGKLSYWTTEFGGTRDSLSKIQDSYAQALEPLGIERGIKGSKTTHTKIKQYYENINKTFSMPELNARELLTEANDNETGKQYRERAVQYFQPQLDLIKLQLAMIQKLEEERNAYRQKAIAAERQRQALTEKAALADEITTGISKTLIPLATTITSLSPNHRIEGKEWSFSRKTEVIFVHRHTDNFQISLNEKTWPQVSSELKPSDITALQDLSGLMCRWVQAKYQLSQEPEL